One genomic region from Manis pentadactyla isolate mManPen7 chromosome 12, mManPen7.hap1, whole genome shotgun sequence encodes:
- the LOC130680021 gene encoding ral-GDS-related protein-like translates to MAPGVAEPGPGPEPTSPCAASPWDIPGLVSGPELEPHESSGAGPVSPAGMAQGLAEPEVVLEPTSPCAVSTRDLPREEERTILAFAPRLVSEQLTLMCAELYSRVEYGECKAYVERHPLMEDILLLAPNIHHIIKQCAATFYLVISSCLGGPSTTAQGRARVVEFWIQVAKECLALRNFESFRAILYALQCPGLRRLENTWGHVSWKSSWIYKKLRKRDKGLKREQLLKEARAMLRRWPQSPRASQDMKKQGMVPFLGLILYDAIEKHQEHHDDVTDFLEEIFTYRFLASQYDLEPKERFQSFLQTVELLDADER, encoded by the exons ATGGCACCAGGCGTGGCAGAGCCAGGTCCCGGTCCAGAGCCCACAAGCCCCTGTGCTGcgagcccctgggacatcccaggactggtctcaggccccgagctggagccccatgagtcCTCGGGTGCGGGGCCCGTGTCAcctgcaggaatggcacagggcctggcagagccagaggtggtcctggagcccaccagcccctgtgccgtgAGCACCCGGGATTTGCCGAGGGAGGAGGAGCGGACCATCCTGGCATTTGCCCCCCGCCTGGTGtccgagcagctgaccctgatgTGTGCG GAGCTGTACAGTAGGGTTGAATATGGTGAGTGCAAGGCCTACGTAGAGAGACACCCACTGATGGAAGACATTTTGCTCCTGGCCCCCAACATCCATCACATCATCAAGCAGTGTGCTGCCACGTTTTATTTGGTCATCTCCTCCTGCCTCGGGGGCCCGAGCACGACAGCCCAGGGCAGGGCCcgagtggtggagttctggatccaggTGGCTAAG gagtgtctGGCTCTCAGAAATTTCGAGTCCTTCCGTGCCATTCTCTACGCCCTGCAGTGCCCTGGTCTACGTCGTCTGGAGAACACCTGgggacatgtttcctg GAAGAGCTCCTGGATCTACAAAAAACTTAGAAAGAGGGACAAAGGGCTTAAAAGGGAGCAGCTCCTCAAG GAGGCGAGGGCCATGTTGAGGCGATGGCCGCAGTCCCCCAGGGCATCCCAGGATATGAAGAAGCAG ggcatggtccCGTTCCTTGGACTGATCCTGTACGACGCCATAGAGAAACACCAGGAACATCATGACGAC gtcactGACTTCCTAGAGGAGATCTTCACATACAGGTTCCTGGCCAGTCAGTATGACCTGGAGCCCAAGGAGCGcttccagtcctttctccagACAGTGGAGCTCCTGGATGCGGACGAGAGGTGA